A part of Biomphalaria glabrata chromosome 3, xgBioGlab47.1, whole genome shotgun sequence genomic DNA contains:
- the LOC129925053 gene encoding uncharacterized protein LOC129925053 has translation MDCRKVSIDNSCEHSRSMDCRKVSIDNSCEHSRSMDCRKISIDNSCEHSRSMDCRKVSIDNSCEHSRSMDCRKVSIDNSCEHSRSMDCRNVSINNSCEHSRSMDCRKVSIDNSCEHSRSMDCRKVSINNSCEHSRSMDCRNVSINNSCEHSRSMDCRKVSIDNSCEHSRSMDCRKVSIDNSCEHSRSMDCRKVSIDNSCEHSRSMDCRKVSIDNSCEHSRSMDCRKVSIDNSCEHSRSMDLEKSASTTLVNILEVWTVEKSASTTLVNILEVWTVEKSASTTLVNILEVWT, from the coding sequence ATGGACTGTAGAAAAGTCAGCATCGACAACTCTTGTGAACATTCTAGAAGTATGGACTGTAGAAAAGTCAGCATCGACAACTCTTGTGAACATTCTAGAAGTATGGACTGTAGAAAAATTAGCATCGACAACTCTTGTGAACATTCTAGAAGTATGGACTGTAGAAAAGTCAGCATCGACAACTCTTGTGAACATTCTAGAAGTATGGACTGTAGAAAAGTCAGCATCGACAACTCTTGTGAACATTCTAGAAGTATGGACTGTAGAAATGTCAGCATCAACAACTCTTGTGAACATTCTCGAAGTATGGACTGTAGAAAAGTCAGCATCGACAACTCTTGTGAACATTCTAGAAGTATGGACTGTAGAAAAGTCAGCATCAACAACTCTTGTGAACATTCTCGAAGTATGGACTGTAGAAATGTCAGCATCAACAACTCTTGTGAACATTCTCGAAGTATGGACTGTAGAAAAGTCAGCATCGACAACTCTTGTGAACATTCTAGAAGTATGGACTGTAGAAAAGTCAGCATCGACAACTCTTGTGAACATTCTAGAAGTATGGACTGTAGAAAAGTCAGCATCGACAACTCTTGTGAACATTCTCGAAGTATGGACTGTAGAAAAGTCAGCATCGACAACTCTTGTGAACATTCTAGAAGTATGGACTGTAGAAAAGTCAGCATCGACAACTCTTGTGAACATTCTAGAAGTATGGACTTAGAAAAGTCAGCATCGACAACTCTTGTGAACATTCTAGAAGTATGGACTGTAGAAAAGTCAGCATCGACAACTCTTGTGAACATTCTCGAAGTATGGACTGTAGAAAAGTCAGCATCGACAACTCTTGTGAACATTCTCGAAGTATGGACTTAG